A genomic segment from Spinacia oleracea cultivar Varoflay chromosome 3, BTI_SOV_V1, whole genome shotgun sequence encodes:
- the LOC110779016 gene encoding uncharacterized protein, with protein MEHPDVDTLRATGCPIYKQLCIIFSESGKSQNRNGYVEKQGGGLDPVSNITEDCSTESEGVACVGNEKEKSPPCVDNPQSVNRKRGRKGLEDLMADAISEMAAASRMRAEIIQQRNQIFTISKCVTALDELQGIDEKSLDTLYQDEGGGVGERWERQLLCHDAMHPLRP; from the exons ATG GAACATCCTGATGTTGATACTTTGAGAGCAACTGGCTGTCCAATCTATAAACAATTGTGCATAATATTCTCAGAATCTGGTAAAAGTCAAAACAGAAATGGATATGTTGAGAAGCAGGGAGGAGGGTTAGATCCTGTGAGTAACATTACAGAGGACTGCTCAACAGAATCAGAAGGAGTGGCTTGTGTGGGGAATGAGAAAGAGAAGTCTCCTCCATGTGTAGATAACCCTCAATCAGTCAACCGGAAGAGAGGAAGGAAGGGGCTTGAGGATTTGATGGCGGATGCTATTTCCGAGATGGCAGCTGCATCAAGAATGAGGGCAGAAATAATTCAGCAACGCAATCAGATATTTACCATATCCAAGTGTGTAACTGCTTTGGATGAGTTGCAGGGCATTGATGAAAAG AGTTTAGACACATTGTATCAAGATGAAGGTGGTGGCGTTGGTGAGCGGTGGGAAAGACAGTTGTTATGCCATGATGCAATGCATCCATTACGGCCATGA
- the LOC130469522 gene encoding protein FAR1-RELATED SEQUENCE 5-like, whose translation MEDVLNNCIENKALAEEPEEEESTNEIEAEEQKIISHSEEPVHDIVGTLMGYTGETVEEVLGFCEKHANAIGFSIRKGNTRFKIGTRIVLEKTFLCSTAGITNNGKNKKKREETIVLVVPKKERKPRQVPITITGCRACLRVKMNSEGRYEVVNHVIIQNHDLTRSQWHYLHRSESFSSKNVILCKSYCFDTHACVTAITFQDEKSLSSTASFKYMAIEAGGRKFRALEERPSKLLDKVKNEANIRSWNKQPLKQLHVWLCIHNIGDEKIESFVWLLQTFKKSMGGKSPISIFTDQDAAMNNAINQVFPDARHVLCVWHLHQNAITRFGALKRYPTFKKTFNYCLYKCVTEVEFETNWRSMLQAYELIGEEWFTNVYDLREKWCLALSKDFFSAGILSSQRSESTNHAIGFRANTTTSLTDFYRLFKGTIQRWRSVEKQVEFSCSKSVAFLALPLSGLLKHASEVYTLSLLRDFEEEFGYSIATTENLIWTQGDAVQENFQGAQGERSSYFSD comes from the exons ATGGAGGACGTTCTCAACAATTGTATAGAAAACAAGGCTTTGGCAGAGGAACCTGAAGAAGAAGAGTCAACTAACGAAATCGAAGCTGaagaacaaaaaattatttctcaTTCTGAAG AACCGGTTCATGATATTGTTGGAACGCTGATGGGTTACACTGGAGAAACAGTGGAGGAAGTTCTAGGTTTCTGCGAAAAACATGCTAATGCAATTGGATTTTCCATAAGGAAAGGAAACACGAGATTCAAAATTGGGACAAGAATCGTGCTTGAAAAGACATTTCTTTGTTCAACAGCAGGAATAACAAACAATGgtaagaacaaaaagaaaagagaggaaACAATTGTTCTTGTTGTgcccaaaaaagagagaaaaccaAGGCAAGTTCCAATCACAATAACTGGATGTAGGGCATGCTTGAGGGTGAAAATGAATTCTGAAGGAAGATATGAAGTTGTTAATCACGTGATAATTCAAAACCATGACTTAACTAGAAGTCAATGGCACTACTTGCATAGATCTGAAAG TTTCAGTAGTAAAAATGTTATTCTGTGTAAAAGTTATTGTTTTGATACTCATGCTTGCGTTACTGCAATCACCTTTCAAGATGAAAAAA GTCTGTCATCCACGGCTTCTTTTAAGTACATGGCAATTGAAGCTGGAGGAAGAAAATTTAGGGCACTCGAAGAAAGACCATCTAAATTACTGGACAAggttaaaaatgaagcaaataTAAGGAG ttggaataaacaaccactgAAACAATTGCATGTTTGGTTGTGCATTCATAATATAGGAGATGAAAAGATTGAGTCGTTTGTGTGGCTTCTacaaactttcaaaaagtcaatGGGGGGAAAAAGTCCAATATCAATCTTTACAGATCAGGATGCAGCAATGAACAATGCCATCAATCAG GTCTTTCCGGATGCAAGACACGTATTATGTGTATGGCATTTGCATCAGAATGCTATTACAAGATTTGGGGCATTGAAACGATATCCAACTTTTAAGAAGACATTCAACTATTGCTTGTATAAGTGTGTCACAGAAGTTGAATTTGAAACCAATTGGAGATCAATGCTGCAAGCATATGAGCTGATAGGGGAAGAATGGTTTACAAATGTATACGATTTGAGAGAAAAATGGTGCCTTGCCTTAAGCAAAGACTTCTTTTCAGCTGGGATTTTGTCTTCACAACGAAGTGAAAGCACTAATCACGCCATCGGATTTAGAGCAAACACAACTACAAGTTTAACTGATTTCTATAGATTGTTCAAAGGAACAATACAACGCTGGAGAAGTGTAGAAAAGCAAGTTGAATTCTCTTGTAGTAAATCAGTTGCATTCTTGGCTTTACCACTATCTGGATtgctaaaacatgcatcagaaGTTTACACGTTGTCGCTATTGAGAGACTTTGAGGAGGAATTTGGATATTCGATTGCAACAACAGAAAATTTAATTTGGACACAAG gGGATGCAGTCCAAGAGAATTTTCAAGGAGCTCAAGGAGAAAGATCCTCCTACTTCTCGGACTGA